GCGACGCTCGAAACGACGCTCTCGACGGACGAACAGCGGCTCGGCGGCCAGGCCGGTATCATGGCCGACGTCCTCTCGGTGCTCGGTGCCGCGCCCGTTCTCTACACGTATCTCCTCTCGGACCGCCAGCGCGCGCAGTTCTCCCGTCCCGAGCGGATCCGGTTCCCGGTGGCGACGGCCGACGGGATCGCGCTCCGACCGCTCGACGCGGCTCCCACGGCCGAGAAGACGAAGCTCAACTGGATCTTCGAGTTCGACGCCGGCGACGCGTTCTTCGGCACGACGGCGACCGACGCTTCCCGGTTCATCGCCGCCTCGCGCCCCGACGAGTTCGATCTGCACACCCCCGTCGACTCCTTGGCCGGGGCGCTCGGGGAGCGGGTCGGCTGTGCGGTCCTCTCGGGGTTTCACAGCGTCAAGCGGCGCTACGATGACGGCGAGACGTTCGAGACGTGTCTCGACAGCGCGGCGTCGGTCCTCCGGCAGGTCGGGGAGAGCGCGCGCGTGCAGGTCGAACTCGGCGTGACGCACGACCCCGACGTCCGTCGGGCCGTCCGCGAACGAATCGTCCCGGAGGCGGACGTCGTGAGCCTCGACAGCCACGAACTGAACCAGCTCCGTGCGGACCTCTCCGCCCCGGATCCGTCGGCGGGGGCGGCGGTCGTCCGTCGGTACGAGACGCTCGATCGCGTCCGCGGGGCGCTCGGCATCCCGGCCGTCTCGTTCCACGCGAAGGAGTACTTCCTCGCGACCTTCGACGACCGGTACCTCCCGCCCGCGGCGGTCCGGCGCGGGTTCGACTTCGCGGCGTGCGTCGCCGCCGCGAAAGCCGAGGACGGACTGGTGACGGGCCCCGCGGATCTCGGCGAGGCGACGGCGTACGAACGAGCGCCGGCGGGCGACCGCGCCGTCGAGACGCTCGCCCGACACCTCGGCGTCGCGGTCGACGACGGCGGCGTCGAGACGTCGGGCGTCGTGGCGGTGCCGAACCGCGTCGTCGACGTCCCCGCGAGCACGGTCGGCATCGGCGACGCGGTCTCCGTCACGAGCTTCGCGCTGGCGAACGCCGCGGCGGACGACGAGCCGCGGCCGGGCGACGGTTCGTGACCGAGCGGGAGGGCGCAGCCGTGCTGTACCGACGCGGCGAGGGCTCGTCGGAGCCACGGCGACGCCGTGATTCGAGGTGACGCGTCCGGCGACCGACGAAACCACCGTCACGCGCGGGTGAACTTCAGCCGAACGGCCAGAACCGTATATCTCGTTCGGCCTCGAACGGCCCCTCGCTCCGAGAAGAGTTTCTCGGAGAAGGTGGACGTATGCAAACAGATAGATTCGGCCGAACCGTATCGAGACGCGACCTGCTGAAAGCCGGGGCGGTCGCGTCGATCGGTCTCGCGGCCGTCAGCGGATCGACAACCGCAAAGAAACCCGACGAGTTCGACCCCGCACTGGTCGACGGGACCATCGTGGCCGACGCCCCGGAGCCGACGTTCAGGATCGACAATCGCAACGCCACGGCGGCGAAGGTCATGCTCGTGACGAACGGACCCAGCGACGGCGACGAGTACACGGTCGGGGCGAATCAGGCCAGCTTCGATCCGCCGGAAGGCAAGTACGTCTCGGTCGCGTGTGGCGAGGTCGTCACGGGCCTGCTGACCAAGCGCCCGCAGGACGACGACTGGGCCTCAAGCGGCTTCACCGGAACGGCGACCGCCCCCGGCTGCGCCTGACGGACGAGTCCCACTTTTTTGATCGGCGGCGTCACGGCACCCCGGGTGGTGTCACTCCGCTTCGACCCGGTCGCGGAGCGCCGCGGCCCGCTCTCGGGCGGCGGCCATCACGCCGTCGGCGTCCATCGTCAGCACCTCGCGGTCGCGCATGAGCACCCGTCCGTCGCAGACGGTGTGGCGGACGTCCGAGCCGCGGGCGGCGTAGACGAGGTGGCTCACCACGTCGTGTACGGGGGTGAGGTGCGGCGCGTCGAGCGAGACGACCGCGAGGTCCGCGGCCGCCCCCGGCGCGACCTGTCCTCCGGGCAGGCCGAGCGCGTCGGCCCCTCCCTGTGTCGCGATCTCGATCACGTCCGGCGCGGCGACGGCGTCCGCGCGGTCGGCGGCGATCTTCCCGACCATCGCGGCGTCGCGCATCTCGTCGAAGAGGTCGAGGTCGTTGTTCGAGGCGGCTCCGTCGGTCCCCAGCGCGACTGTGACACCCGCGTCGAGGTACGACTGGACCGGAGCTATCCCCGACGCGAGCTTCATGTTCGACGCCGGGCAGTGGACGACGCTCGTTCCCCGCTCCGCGAGGAGGTCGATCTCGTCGTCGGAGACGTGGACGCCGTGAGCGAGGAACGTCTCCGGTCCGAGGATGCCGAGGTCGTCGGCGTACGCGAGCGGCTCCTCGCCGCGCTCGTCGACGATCGGCGCAACCTCGTCGCGCGTCTCGTTCGCGTGGAGGTGGAGCGGGACGTCGTTCTCGGTGGCCAGGGCGACGCACTCCTCGAAGGCCTGGGCGGAAACGGTCGTCAGCGAGTGCGGCATCACGGCCGTCCGGACCCGCCCGTCGGCGGCCCCGTCGTACTCGAGTGCCACGTCGAGGCTCTTCTGGACGTCGTCGTGGGCCGTCTCGGTCTCCTTGCCGACCGTGACGACGCCGTGGCCGACCCGGGCGCGGAGTCCGGCCTCGGCCACCGCGTCGACCACCTCGTCGACGTGGAAGTACATGTCGCCGAAGGCGGTCGTCCCCGAGCGGATCATCTCCAGCAGCGCGAGGTCGGTGCCGACGCGGACGTCGGCGGGTTCGAGCGCCGCCTCGGCGGGCCAGATGTCCTCGCGGAGCCACGCGTCGAGCGGTTTGTCGTCGGCGTAGCCGCGGAGGAGCGTCATCGCCGCGTGGGTGTGGGCGTTGACGAGGCCGGGGATCACGACCGACCCGGTCGCGTCGAGGATCTCGTCGGCCTCGCTGGTGAGGTCTGCGGCGACGTCGACGATCTCTCCGGCGTCCTGGTCGACGAGGACGTCACGTTCGACGACGGAGCCGTCCCGGAGGACGAACCCGCCGGCGACACAGAGCGTGGTCATGTGGTCCGGTGTGGGGTGGCAGGCGAAAACGGCGTCGATTCTCTCGATTTCCCGCTCGTAATCGAATCGTCGATACGTCGTTGTCTGGCTCTCTGCGGTGAGCGGAACGAACGGACGGAACGAGGACAGTACCCGGTGCGGCGTCGCCCAACCGACCGCTCGACCCTCGTTTCACGCCTGCGGTCCTCTTCACACGGCTCCCGTCTCTCTCGCCACCCGTCGCTCCCCGTCTGGATCCGGCAACCGAGGTGTGCGAGCCCTCGGTCGAAAGGCAGTTCACCCGACGCGATGAGAAGGAGGTATGCGAATCGCCGTTCCCAACAAGGGACGTCTCCACGACCCCACGCTGACACTGCTCGAACGCGCCGGGCTCCACCTCGACAACGGTGCCGACCGGAAGCTGTACGCCGGGACGGTCGATCCCGACGTGACCGTCCTCTTCGCGCGCGCGGCGGACATCCCGGAGTACGTGTGGGACGGGGCCGCGGCGGTGGGGATCACTGGCTACGACCAGGTGCGCGAGTCGGGCCACGAACTCACGGAACTGCTCGATCTGGAGTTCGGGACGTGCCGGCTCGTCCTCGCCGCCCCCGAGGACGGCGAGATCACGGCGCCAGAAGACGTCTCCGGGAAGACGGTCGCCACGGAGTTCCCCACGATCGCCCGCCGGTACTTCGCCGAGGAGGGGATCGACGCCGACGTGGTTGAGGTGACCGGGGCGACCGAACTCACCCCGCACGTCGAGATGGCCGACGCCATCATCGACATCACCTCGACGGGGACGACGCTGGCGGTGAACCGCCTCGCGGTCGTCGACGAGGTGCTCGCCTCCTCGGCCCGGCTGTTCGCCCACCCCGACCACGCCGACGACGAGGGGGTCCAGCAGCTGGTGATGGCGCTTCGCTCCGTGCTCTCGGCGGAGGGTAAGCGCTACCTCATGATGAACGCGCCCAGAGACCGCCTCGACGAGGTGCGCGAGGTAATCCCCGGGATGGGCGGTCCCACGGTCATGGACGTCGCCGGCGGCGAGCACGTGGCGGTCCACGTCGTGGTCGACGAGCGCGACGTCTACGAGGTCGTCACCGAGCTGAAGCACGTCGGCGCGAGCGACATCCTCGTTACCGAGATCGAACGGCTCGTCGAGTGAGTCGGTACGAGTCAGTCACGCCACCGCAGGTCGGGAACGGTGAGCGAGGGGTGGATCGCGAGAAACCGGTACCGGACGCGGACGTAGCCGACGGTCGCGAGCGTCCCGAGCAGGATCGCGGCGACCCCCAGCAGGCCGGCCTCGGGACCGAACGAACCGCCGGTCCAGCGCTCGGGCCCGCCCTGTGAGACGGCGATCACCGCGGCGTCGATGCCCAGTCCCGAGACGGGGAAGCCGTAGACGCCGCCCTGAAAGAGGTTCCACGAGATGTGGAGCCCGATCGGGATCGCCAGTTCGTCCGTGAGGACGTAGCCCGCGGCGAGCATCACGCCGGCCAGCGAGATAGAGAGCGTCGAGACGAGCGTCGCGTTCGGGTTGCCGAGGTGGAGGCCGCCGAACACGGCCGAGGAGACGACGACGGCGACGGCGGTCGCGCCGCGGCTTCCCAGCGTCCCGTCCAGCCCCTCGCAGAGGTTCGTCAACAGGTACCCGCGCGCGAGGAGTTCTTCCTGGACGCCGACGACGACGAAGAGAGTGACGACGGCGAGAAAGGCGGAGACGAACGAGCCCTGCGGGGCGAACGTCCCGGTGACGACGAGCCAGCCGAGGGCGAGTTCGACGCCGAAGACGAGCGTCATGAGGGCGGCACCGAGCGCGAACCCGAAGCCGAGGTCGAGCCACCAGTCGCGGTCGAGGCCGAAGCCGAAGTCGGCGAAGTGACGGCGGTCGACGACCCGACCGACCACCGCGCATGCGACGACGCTCACGCCGCCGGTGACCACGGTCAGACCGGCGACGAGCGCGACGCCCTCGACGGCGACGTTGGGGACGAACGCGGGGAGCAACAGCAACTGGACCAAGAGCCCCGTGCCGGCGATGGCGACCGCGATGACGACGATCCCGACGACGAGTCGCACGGGGGCTCGCGGGCGTCGTTCGTCGTCGTTCCAGACGAGTCGTCGGAGGCTGCCGAGGACGGAGACCATTGCGTGACGGTACCGGCAGTGCGTCCGAGGCGTACTTCAGCCCACCGCCTCGGATCCGGCCGCCCGCGGGTGATCAACGCGCCGCTCGTGTGGTCAGGACGGGTCGCGTCGCGTGGCCCGTCGGTCAGTCCCCGGTGCGACCGACGACCCGCCGCCGTCGACGGCCGACCGACGCAACACGTGGACGTGTCTGGTCAGCGAGCCGTGAACCCGGCGCTCGAACCGTTCCGTGACCGTCCAGCCCGCCTCGTCGGCCGCGGCCGCCCACGACCGGTCGGCGACCACGACGGCACGCGGGGCGATCCGGGCCGCCTCCGCGAGCGCCCCCGACACCAGCTCCGAAAGCGAGTGCGTCTCGATCTTCGACTGCCGCCCGTAGGGGACGTCGACGACGACGCCGTCGGCGACCCCGTCGCGGAGCGGGAGGGCGGTCGCGTCCCCCCGGAGGACGTCGAAGCCACCGTCCAG
This Salinigranum marinum DNA region includes the following protein-coding sequences:
- a CDS encoding amidohydrolase, whose amino-acid sequence is MTTLCVAGGFVLRDGSVVERDVLVDQDAGEIVDVAADLTSEADEILDATGSVVIPGLVNAHTHAAMTLLRGYADDKPLDAWLREDIWPAEAALEPADVRVGTDLALLEMIRSGTTAFGDMYFHVDEVVDAVAEAGLRARVGHGVVTVGKETETAHDDVQKSLDVALEYDGAADGRVRTAVMPHSLTTVSAQAFEECVALATENDVPLHLHANETRDEVAPIVDERGEEPLAYADDLGILGPETFLAHGVHVSDDEIDLLAERGTSVVHCPASNMKLASGIAPVQSYLDAGVTVALGTDGAASNNDLDLFDEMRDAAMVGKIAADRADAVAAPDVIEIATQGGADALGLPGGQVAPGAAADLAVVSLDAPHLTPVHDVVSHLVYAARGSDVRHTVCDGRVLMRDREVLTMDADGVMAAARERAAALRDRVEAE
- a CDS encoding ADP-dependent glucokinase/phosphofructokinase; translated protein: MDLDADLDALAAYPVLCAYNANVDAIRRVDSSLESALEAPTDAPEERLESPGELAAAIAGTMRRGSGDERALTDAFAATLETTLSTDEQRLGGQAGIMADVLSVLGAAPVLYTYLLSDRQRAQFSRPERIRFPVATADGIALRPLDAAPTAEKTKLNWIFEFDAGDAFFGTTATDASRFIAASRPDEFDLHTPVDSLAGALGERVGCAVLSGFHSVKRRYDDGETFETCLDSAASVLRQVGESARVQVELGVTHDPDVRRAVRERIVPEADVVSLDSHELNQLRADLSAPDPSAGAAVVRRYETLDRVRGALGIPAVSFHAKEYFLATFDDRYLPPAAVRRGFDFAACVAAAKAEDGLVTGPADLGEATAYERAPAGDRAVETLARHLGVAVDDGGVETSGVVAVPNRVVDVPASTVGIGDAVSVTSFALANAAADDEPRPGDGS
- a CDS encoding CPBP family intramembrane glutamic endopeptidase, with the protein product MVSVLGSLRRLVWNDDERRPRAPVRLVVGIVVIAVAIAGTGLLVQLLLLPAFVPNVAVEGVALVAGLTVVTGGVSVVACAVVGRVVDRRHFADFGFGLDRDWWLDLGFGFALGAALMTLVFGVELALGWLVVTGTFAPQGSFVSAFLAVVTLFVVVGVQEELLARGYLLTNLCEGLDGTLGSRGATAVAVVVSSAVFGGLHLGNPNATLVSTLSISLAGVMLAAGYVLTDELAIPIGLHISWNLFQGGVYGFPVSGLGIDAAVIAVSQGGPERWTGGSFGPEAGLLGVAAILLGTLATVGYVRVRYRFLAIHPSLTVPDLRWRD
- the hisG gene encoding ATP phosphoribosyltransferase gives rise to the protein MRIAVPNKGRLHDPTLTLLERAGLHLDNGADRKLYAGTVDPDVTVLFARAADIPEYVWDGAAAVGITGYDQVRESGHELTELLDLEFGTCRLVLAAPEDGEITAPEDVSGKTVATEFPTIARRYFAEEGIDADVVEVTGATELTPHVEMADAIIDITSTGTTLAVNRLAVVDEVLASSARLFAHPDHADDEGVQQLVMALRSVLSAEGKRYLMMNAPRDRLDEVREVIPGMGGPTVMDVAGGEHVAVHVVVDERDVYEVVTELKHVGASDILVTEIERLVE